GCGCTTCGATCTCGCCCAACTCGATGCGGTATCCCCGAACCTTCACCTGAGAATCGTTCCGCCCAAGAAACTCTATCGTTCCATCGGCTCGCCATCTCCCCAGGTCTCCCGTGTTGTATAGGCGCACGCCCGGCGACGCACTAAATGGATTGGGAATCCACTTCTCCGCTGTTAGCTCAGGCCGCTGGTGATAGCATCGCGCAAGGCCGTCACCGCCGATATATAATTGCCCGATCACCCCCATCGGCACCGGATGCATATGTGAATCGAGCAGGTAGACTTGCGTGTTGCTGATCGGGCGACCAATTGTCGCCGGTCCCATGACGCGTCTTAGGGCACACGTGGAATAGGTAGCGTCTTCCGAAGGGCCGTAAAGATCGAATACCCGCTTGATGGTTTTCTGTGCGTAGATATCGTTGACCAGGCGCGGCTGCAATGGTTCGCCAGCCAGATTGACGGTCGACACCGACGCCGGCACACCGCTCACTCGCACGAGTTCCGCCATCGCCGAAGGAACCGTGTTGATCAAACTCACCTCATTAGCCATGGGCAGGCTCAGCAACTGCAAGGCATTTTCGACCAGAATTACTTTGCCTCCTCGGCTCAGGGCCACAAACAACTCGAAAACTGAAAGGTCGAAGCAAATGGAAGTCGAGGCCAGTACGCCATTGAGTTCCTCACCGATGAAAACCTCGTTTGCCCAATGGATCAGCGCACTCGCATTGCGATGCTCAATGGCGACGCCTTTGGGTTTGCCCGTCGAGCCCGAAGTGTAGATGAGGTAAGCCAGGTTTTCCGGCCTGACGCCGCCGCTGGTTGACTCCATGTCGCCTGCCGAAGCGTCGTTCCAGAATGGCGCGTTCTCGGCTAATTCGATCACCGCACAGGTAGCCGCCGCCGTCTCTACCAGCCCACGCAGATGGCCTTGTGTCAGCAGCACCGCCGGGGCGCTGTCTTCGAGCATGTAGCGCAGGCGCTCGGCGGGGTACTGCGCGTCGAGTGGCACGTAGGCGCCGCCGGCTTTGAGGATAGCCAGCAGGCCGATGACCATCTCCGGGCTGCGCTCCAGGCAGATGGCGACGCGGGCATCGGGGCCAACGCCCAACTCGCGCAGGTGGTGAGCGAGCTGGTTGGCGCGGCGGTTCAATTCGCCATACGTCAGCCGCGCCTGGCCGCAGACGACCGCCACGGCCTCTGGAGTCTGCTCGACCTGCTGCTCGAACAGCTCGTGCAGGCACTGATCTTTCGGGTAGTCGGTCTTGGTCGCGTTCCACTCATACACCACCTGTTGCAAGTCTTCCGGAGCCAGGATTCCAATTTGCCCGATCTCCTGATTCGCATTCGCTACCACGGAATTCAGCAGACACACGTACTGCCGCGCCATCTGCTCTATTCTCCACCGGTCAAATAGGTCTCGTTTGCATAACCAATCAATCCTGATCCTCCCGTCCCGCTCTAACGCATCTATCATCAGGTCAAAGTGCGTGGGGATCGCGTCCCTCTCAATTAGATCCACTGCTAAGCCATCCAACTCCGGAGCGACCTGCGGCGCATTCTGCAACGCAAACATGACTTGGAACACAGGAGTTCGGTTCAAACTCCGCTGCGGGGAAAGCCGCTCCACAACCTGCTCAAAGGCGACATCCTGATGTTCATAGGCTCCGAGCGCGGTCTCCAGAACTTGCGCCAGCAGTTCGCGGAATGTCATCTCCGGGCTTAGGCGCATTCGCATAGCCAGGGAGTTCACAAAGAACCCGATCAAATCCTCTAACTGGGTATCCTGCCGGTTAGCGATGGGTGAGCCAACCACGATATCGTCTTGACCGCTATAGCGGGCCAGCAGCACCCCAAGCGCCGCCAGCAAAGTCACATATAAAGTTGTTTTGTGAGTCTGACTCAGCCGCCTTAGAGCGGTGACTAATTCCCTGTCGAGCACCACCTCACATCTTTCGGACTCAAAGCTCAGCACGGTTGGGCGCGACCGGTCCGTGGGCAACTCCAGACCGTCTGGTATCCCCGCCAGTTGCTCCATCCAATACCGCAGCCCTGCCTCAAAGTGTCCGTCCTCAACCAAACCCCGTTGCCAAACGGCAAAATCGCTGTACTGAACCGCAAGCGGCTTCAGTGGATTTTCCAGCCCCTCTCGATAAGCCTCATACAGTGCCTTCAACTCCCGGCTAAATACCCATTCCGACCACGCGTCTGAAAC
This genomic window from Blastocatellia bacterium contains:
- a CDS encoding amino acid adenylation domain-containing protein, producing MGLAKRAPASDAQRRLWFIDRLEGVGAGYNIFRAWRLKGKLDHEAMKRAFETIVARHESLRTRFEEVDGEPVQVIAPFISTEIPLEDLSALNPPEQQERIKEAIRWEAEQPFVLDSGPLVRTKLLRLGPEDHIMLRTMHHIVSDAWSEWVFSRELKALYEAYREGLENPLKPLAVQYSDFAVWQRGLVEDGHFEAGLRYWMEQLAGIPDGLELPTDRSRPTVLSFESERCEVVLDRELVTALRRLSQTHKTTLYVTLLAALGVLLARYSGQDDIVVGSPIANRQDTQLEDLIGFFVNSLAMRMRLSPEMTFRELLAQVLETALGAYEHQDVAFEQVVERLSPQRSLNRTPVFQVMFALQNAPQVAPELDGLAVDLIERDAIPTHFDLMIDALERDGRIRIDWLCKRDLFDRWRIEQMARQYVCLLNSVVANANQEIGQIGILAPEDLQQVVYEWNATKTDYPKDQCLHELFEQQVEQTPEAVAVVCGQARLTYGELNRRANQLAHHLRELGVGPDARVAICLERSPEMVIGLLAILKAGGAYVPLDAQYPAERLRYMLEDSAPAVLLTQGHLRGLVETAAATCAVIELAENAPFWNDASAGDMESTSGGVRPENLAYLIYTSGSTGKPKGVAIEHRNASALIHWANEVFIGEELNGVLASTSICFDLSVFELFVALSRGGKVILVENALQLLSLPMANEVSLINTVPSAMAELVRVSGVPASVSTVNLAGEPLQPRLVNDIYAQKTIKRVFDLYGPSEDATYSTCALRRVMGPATIGRPISNTQVYLLDSHMHPVPMGVIGQLYIGGDGLARCYHQRPELTAEKWIPNPFSASPGVRLYNTGDLGRWRADGTIEFLGRNDSQVKVRGYRIELGEIEARLIEHDEVGEAAVIVREDTAGDRQLVAYYTGAGNGGRTEEVAAEELRQHLAARLPVYMVPAAYVRLARLPLTPNGKLDRKALPEPEGEAYGVRGYEEPQGEIEQRLAAIWGEVLKVERVGRHDNFFEMGGHSLLVVRVIARLRQALNIEVAIRDLFEHPVLVDLATAIEVATQTTLPAITPAQRVEHLPLSFAQQRLWFLAQMGVSHAYHIFYGWRLKGELDRRALRRALDRMVARHEALRTTFVTIDGEPAQQITPAQQSRFDLQEHDLRDRLDTEPQMERLIREEAIRRFDLEQGPLIRGLLIGLGESEHGLLITMHHIVSDGWSMGVFIKELRALYGAFAEGQEDPLPALEVQYADYAVWQRQWLQGEVLSKQAEYWERELAGAPGLLELPTDHVRPAEQEYEGGRVPVALSAELSRGLKQMSQQQGTTLFMTLLAGWGALLSRLSGQQDVVIGTSVANRGRVEIEGLIGLFINTLALRLDMSGTPSVEEVLRRVKQQTLSAQQHQELPFEQVVEVVRPERSLAHSPLFQVLFDWQQNVGGGRLSLPGIELEPLRSEAPVV